The following proteins come from a genomic window of Pseudomonas syringae:
- a CDS encoding NUDIX domain-containing protein has product MLKSIDGKEFMLLLQKYTAAETTDEEFADLRAAIPRYSIELAEPGQTKVLYRGISLPEKTASRLLNISWGYESREIAHGLIHGLRVVKGVYTATGVASASTVSAISQGFAVGNANKKKETPVLFVLHAKPAVPARNLTGAKGVTLSESRLPLSVASKSEHEVILDITNRYEITHARREGAYIVVDMNVLGRSRRGGELEVIETDKWNQLSGAKGSNPGGLFQAPDGVKWYVKTNPSTNRLRNEVLASKLYRAAGIDVPDIKLASRQGKPALISKLIDGNHKDIKTIEGSGQLRCGFAVDAWLANWDVIGQTGDNIIFNDRNKPVRIDLGGALVFRAQGGHKGNQFGNTPMELVTMLSLKENTSSHAFRKIERNDIRMGIAAIEKIPDDHIKALCAEHGPGNYSERIELGKRLISRKHWLVNMKQALPHIHRQKNEAGHVVTVEHPTSPSATHTWRDRDATAVFVPHCTVSGVINNLAFSSIKPPSTLDGWRQLKTRAVDFKEPEFKFSNHLPPASGAVIFEPDGRIWVTEPTNHPFGATHALPKGKKEAGLNLRTNAVKEVYEETGLRVELHGFIGDYDRTTSRTRYYLAKRIGGTPSDMGFESQSVKLTRLSEANRLLSSELDAAILLDAAQVFQKTSFH; this is encoded by the coding sequence GTGCTGAAATCAATAGACGGCAAAGAGTTCATGCTACTGCTGCAGAAGTACACGGCCGCCGAAACAACCGACGAAGAATTTGCGGACCTGAGGGCCGCCATACCGCGCTATTCCATTGAATTGGCCGAGCCGGGTCAGACTAAAGTGCTTTATCGGGGGATATCGCTGCCGGAGAAGACTGCGTCGCGGTTACTGAATATCTCCTGGGGTTACGAAAGCCGCGAAATAGCCCATGGTCTTATTCATGGCTTGCGGGTAGTTAAAGGTGTTTATACCGCGACTGGGGTGGCCAGTGCTTCGACAGTGTCGGCCATTTCACAAGGTTTTGCGGTGGGGAACGCGAACAAGAAAAAAGAAACACCGGTTCTGTTTGTGCTGCACGCGAAGCCCGCCGTTCCCGCGCGCAATCTCACTGGTGCAAAGGGTGTAACACTCAGTGAAAGCCGGTTGCCGTTATCGGTGGCCAGCAAGAGTGAACATGAAGTCATTCTGGATATCACCAACCGGTACGAAATTACCCATGCTCGCCGGGAAGGTGCGTACATTGTCGTAGACATGAACGTTTTAGGGCGATCCAGGAGGGGGGGCGAACTTGAGGTCATCGAGACTGATAAATGGAACCAGCTCTCTGGCGCCAAGGGTTCTAACCCAGGAGGATTGTTTCAGGCACCCGATGGCGTTAAATGGTATGTGAAAACGAACCCGTCTACCAATAGGCTTCGAAACGAGGTACTGGCCTCCAAGCTGTACCGCGCCGCAGGAATTGATGTTCCTGACATAAAACTGGCGTCTCGCCAGGGCAAGCCAGCATTGATTTCCAAACTGATAGACGGGAATCATAAAGACATCAAAACGATAGAGGGAAGTGGCCAGTTGCGGTGCGGCTTTGCTGTGGACGCCTGGTTGGCGAACTGGGATGTCATCGGTCAGACGGGGGACAATATCATCTTCAATGACCGTAACAAACCTGTGCGCATCGACCTGGGTGGCGCGCTGGTCTTTCGTGCCCAAGGGGGGCATAAGGGTAATCAGTTCGGTAACACGCCAATGGAACTGGTCACGATGCTGTCTCTCAAAGAAAACACGTCCAGTCACGCCTTTCGGAAAATTGAGCGTAATGACATCCGCATGGGCATTGCGGCAATAGAAAAAATACCGGACGACCATATTAAGGCACTCTGCGCAGAACACGGTCCCGGCAATTACAGCGAACGCATTGAACTCGGTAAAAGACTGATCAGTCGTAAGCATTGGCTTGTCAATATGAAACAGGCGCTTCCTCATATTCATCGCCAAAAGAATGAGGCTGGCCATGTAGTCACTGTTGAACACCCTACGTCACCCAGCGCTACGCATACCTGGCGTGATCGAGACGCAACAGCCGTTTTTGTACCTCACTGCACTGTCAGTGGCGTAATAAACAACCTGGCGTTCAGTTCAATTAAGCCCCCCAGCACGCTGGATGGCTGGCGCCAGCTTAAAACCCGTGCTGTCGACTTCAAAGAGCCCGAATTCAAGTTTTCCAATCATCTTCCTCCCGCCAGCGGCGCAGTGATTTTCGAACCTGACGGCAGGATCTGGGTCACCGAACCGACCAACCACCCGTTCGGCGCAACGCACGCTTTGCCCAAGGGAAAAAAGGAAGCCGGTCTGAACTTGAGGACCAATGCAGTCAAGGAAGTCTACGAAGAGACCGGGCTTAGAGTTGAGCTTCACGGTTTCATTGGTGATTACGACAGAACAACATCACGTACCCGTTATTACCTTGCCAAGCGCATCGGTGGAACGCCATCGGATATGGGCTTTGAATCTCAAAGTGTCAAGCTGACAAGGCTTTCCGAGGCCAACAGATTGCTGTCCAGTGAACTGGACGCCGCCATCTTGCTGGATGCCGCGCAGGTGTTCCAAAAGACCTCTTTCCACTGA
- a CDS encoding cellulase family glycosylhydrolase, translated as MTINTHVSNNGPSWSPLSLVNQAPDLQHSGKTSGNAVHFLPPENTNGSSNAVNWGGSTLKADTAGAGRAGGSGQSELVEVLKTLIFALLKSLMGNTSAHPPSASNSSASDPAASQPSGSSGPGSNAASPSCANSPASDASPSEQSGETFPINNSGLGAHGGANTVPDRIASPEAARKMVEDVKNAGGGTLRIQMTHDQINDPAQMAKLKAMVDAGDKQGVKVQFTFRDNANGGGGNVLSGDKLKQAADDVKNVVSALGKHPSFVLDTFNEGGKSATQGWADMQSTLIKSARDAGYKGDIVVEDSNWGGGLTAGGESGLVKYADQLKAANGRGNPGLIGSIHEYASGADASSRLSSEIKALTGAGFKPQIGEVGNANWTGGSNFEQRDGANQAVKDNMNALKAAGADVLPWMDQFQNGKIKHDVGFSKGDQFS; from the coding sequence ATGACGATTAATACTCATGTCAGTAATAACGGTCCATCGTGGTCACCCCTCTCGCTGGTCAATCAGGCACCGGACCTGCAACACTCCGGGAAAACATCAGGTAATGCCGTTCACTTTCTCCCTCCAGAAAATACCAACGGTTCGAGCAACGCCGTCAATTGGGGCGGCAGCACGCTGAAAGCTGATACCGCAGGCGCCGGACGAGCAGGTGGCTCAGGTCAAAGCGAGTTGGTCGAGGTGCTGAAGACGCTTATCTTTGCGCTGCTCAAAAGTTTGATGGGCAATACCTCCGCACACCCTCCATCTGCAAGCAACTCATCCGCCAGTGACCCTGCTGCAAGCCAGCCTTCCGGATCATCCGGGCCTGGAAGTAATGCTGCTTCCCCAAGCTGTGCAAACAGTCCGGCTTCAGACGCAAGCCCATCTGAACAGTCCGGTGAAACGTTCCCGATCAACAACTCTGGCCTGGGTGCTCATGGTGGCGCAAATACCGTCCCGGACCGGATTGCCTCTCCCGAGGCGGCTCGAAAAATGGTCGAAGATGTGAAGAATGCCGGTGGGGGAACACTGCGCATCCAGATGACTCATGACCAGATCAATGACCCGGCGCAAATGGCCAAACTCAAAGCCATGGTCGATGCCGGTGACAAGCAAGGAGTCAAAGTCCAGTTCACGTTTCGCGACAACGCGAACGGCGGCGGGGGCAATGTCTTGTCCGGCGATAAGCTCAAACAAGCCGCCGACGATGTCAAAAATGTAGTTTCAGCCCTTGGAAAACATCCGAGCTTTGTACTCGACACGTTCAACGAGGGAGGCAAGAGCGCCACTCAGGGCTGGGCTGATATGCAAAGCACGTTGATCAAGTCTGCGCGTGACGCCGGTTACAAGGGCGACATTGTGGTGGAGGACAGCAATTGGGGCGGCGGTCTCACGGCAGGCGGGGAAAGCGGACTGGTCAAATACGCTGATCAGTTGAAAGCCGCCAACGGCCGTGGCAACCCTGGCCTGATTGGCAGTATCCATGAATACGCCAGTGGTGCCGACGCCTCCTCACGTCTGTCATCGGAGATCAAGGCGCTAACGGGGGCGGGCTTCAAGCCTCAAATAGGCGAGGTCGGCAACGCCAACTGGACCGGAGGCAGCAACTTCGAACAGCGCGATGGGGCCAACCAGGCTGTTAAAGACAATATGAACGCGCTGAAAGCAGCCGGCGCGGATGTCCTGCCATGGATGGACCAGTTCCAGAACGGCAAGATCAAACACGACGTCGGTTTTTCGAAAGGCGATCAATTTTCCTGA
- a CDS encoding DEAD/DEAH box helicase gives MPGQHSLIQKLYEFVYAEQAANLQKLNEVWERPLQEKLLQGWTQGFTRLERSEKPGQLWAYLDENESRFRAGDLLRLHLGDAHGALLCQGMKFEKEEDDRWLLSSDRAMLIWESYQEGACYVDPDGIDLTPKYIQALQDIERDALGNNAILPLLGDAPDIGFNDPEVEYGTRVALDDGCNEKQADAVGLALGAERIACIQGPPGTGKTRALALIAQLLVARGERVFVTSHTHMAINNALSKIAARNVPTLKVGGRREDLDKHVDLEAEPANWERMPESGQGYVIGATPFATCRSLAHYSFDTIIFDEASQITVPLALMAMRKGKRFIFIGDQKQLPPVLLSRSILSKESMSVFARLTAQDADHSVMLEETYRMNCWLTEWPSQMYYDGQLRSEGRNKNRRLQASSQGAASEALDPEACAVFIATQDMKARNRNPADVKRVVQLCKEAHDSGLPLHEIGIVTPYRAQGRAIRQALAKQFGRDAAHAIVADTVERMQGQERELIILSLASADESFISAIGEFFFQPERLNVSITRAMTKLIIIGPELKHGIVCASETAQVWAEQYRDLISHCQKVEFQP, from the coding sequence ATGCCTGGACAGCATTCGCTGATTCAAAAACTCTATGAGTTCGTCTACGCAGAGCAAGCTGCCAACCTGCAAAAATTGAACGAGGTATGGGAGCGCCCTCTGCAAGAGAAACTGCTGCAAGGCTGGACGCAGGGTTTCACCCGCCTGGAGCGCAGCGAAAAGCCTGGGCAACTGTGGGCCTATCTGGACGAAAACGAATCACGCTTTCGCGCCGGGGATCTGCTGCGACTGCATCTGGGCGACGCTCACGGTGCGCTGCTGTGTCAGGGCATGAAGTTCGAGAAGGAAGAAGACGATCGCTGGCTGCTCAGCTCGGACCGGGCCATGCTCATCTGGGAGAGTTACCAGGAAGGTGCCTGTTATGTGGACCCTGACGGCATTGATCTGACCCCGAAATATATTCAGGCATTGCAAGATATCGAGCGCGATGCGCTGGGCAACAACGCAATTCTGCCACTGCTGGGCGATGCGCCCGACATCGGTTTCAATGACCCGGAAGTCGAGTACGGCACAAGGGTTGCGCTGGATGACGGCTGTAACGAGAAACAGGCAGACGCTGTAGGCCTCGCACTTGGCGCGGAACGGATTGCCTGCATTCAAGGACCACCGGGTACAGGCAAAACCCGGGCTCTGGCCTTGATTGCTCAATTGCTGGTCGCCCGAGGTGAACGGGTGTTCGTCACTTCCCATACGCACATGGCGATCAACAACGCCTTGAGCAAGATTGCTGCGCGCAATGTGCCGACGCTCAAGGTGGGCGGTCGCCGCGAAGACCTCGACAAGCACGTGGACCTGGAAGCCGAACCGGCCAATTGGGAGCGTATGCCTGAATCAGGTCAGGGTTATGTGATAGGCGCCACGCCGTTTGCGACGTGCAGATCGTTAGCCCACTACAGTTTCGACACCATCATCTTCGACGAAGCCAGTCAGATCACCGTACCGCTTGCCCTGATGGCGATGCGCAAGGGCAAGCGCTTCATCTTCATCGGAGACCAGAAACAACTGCCTCCGGTCCTGCTGTCACGTTCGATTCTGTCCAAGGAATCCATGTCGGTGTTCGCCCGTCTGACGGCTCAGGATGCCGATCATTCGGTAATGCTGGAAGAAACCTACCGAATGAATTGCTGGCTGACCGAGTGGCCCAGCCAGATGTACTACGACGGGCAATTACGCTCGGAAGGGCGAAACAAAAACCGTCGGCTGCAGGCCAGTTCCCAGGGTGCCGCCAGTGAGGCACTTGATCCAGAAGCCTGTGCGGTGTTCATCGCCACCCAGGACATGAAGGCGCGCAACCGTAACCCCGCCGACGTAAAGCGCGTCGTCCAGTTGTGCAAGGAAGCACATGATTCAGGACTGCCGCTGCACGAAATCGGCATCGTGACACCTTACCGCGCACAAGGGAGAGCGATTCGCCAGGCACTTGCAAAACAGTTTGGTCGCGATGCCGCACATGCCATCGTAGCGGATACCGTGGAGCGTATGCAGGGCCAGGAGCGCGAGTTGATCATCCTGTCGCTGGCCAGCGCCGACGAGTCGTTTATCAGTGCAATCGGCGAGTTCTTCTTCCAGCCTGAGCGCTTGAATGTTTCCATCACCCGCGCCATGACCAAGCTGATCATTATTGGCCCTGAACTGAAGCATGGGATTGTCTGCGCCAGCGAAACCGCTCAGGTCTGGGCCGAGCAATACCGTGACTTGATCAGCCACTGTCAAAAGGTCGAATTCCAGCCATGA
- a CDS encoding autotransporter domain-containing protein, whose protein sequence is MLTNGQDTFSSDRVIDGAIDVNSTDGNTSTLTINSGATVTSEGGRIVGQASRTGVNMAQANVVVEGAGSRWVVPRTSFVLGNSIVVGGVGQGDLTVRNGGQVSVRDLDLGDVFGARSNAFSNATLSVSGQNSLVDAVNIQAGGVFVYRSSITANDGGKINSQQVDIDSVVRLSGAGTRWDNSGSFLNKNDLTLENGAVLTSNSLRLGSAVSSRSNQVNITGQGTRLAAQNITLGTNETRTYLTVADGAELSATNGILISTVNDINNATRGTLIVGGALVVDPNRTDIDFVSAGTPQAAGRIDPQTAITFGTGNGHLAFNHTDPDLQFANTLNGTGRVYAFNGNTTLSGDISGLAGSVVVRGGRLVLSGNVDQLNQRGNTATTQSVSRFNVGNGTLVVNGIAGRTEFGTYTNSAQVLDGGILAGVGQVGTTQVASGGTLSPGENAIGALAIQGDLDMAAGSRYAADIAGDGRADKINVSGTAILRGTQVNVTALDPAQSYQSGRTYTLLSAQGGLVDGAAAGTAYAQALTNSAFLNVGLQRTANDLNLTIEQKNVEPTPTPTPEPTPTPEPTPTPTPTPTPEPTPTPTPEPTPTPTPTPTPEPAPAPGIFQSVMLTQNQFNTAGALSVLQQSGEPLRLYNNLLILDAASARNAADQLSGDYHSSTSTALIANSQVVSGVLGTRVRNLLDSGTLRMPAMALNLMPSTPAAENGAWVQPFGNWTKVDGNKGAGGLSQSTGGLLFGADGSFTPDWRGGVYAGYSRSKFDADDRDAEGHSDNYHLGLYTGGQIDALRLSADVGYTWHRLESERNVAFAGFSDHLTGKRNAQSLQASGEAAYQIPLGSVALEPFAGLSYVRYDAKDLHEKGGPAALDVSSDKQDTVFSTLGLRASTNTRIANLDTQVYGSLGWRRAFGDLDPRNDQSFAGGPNFEVQGVAQTRNTALTEVGAKLRLNRQTDLGLSYQGQFGTDTRFHSVNAGVTVRF, encoded by the coding sequence GTGCTCACTAACGGTCAAGACACCTTTAGCAGCGACCGCGTAATCGATGGCGCGATCGACGTTAATTCAACTGACGGCAACACCTCCACCCTGACGATCAACAGCGGCGCAACCGTGACCAGCGAAGGCGGCCGTATCGTGGGTCAAGCCAGCCGTACCGGCGTCAACATGGCTCAGGCCAACGTTGTGGTTGAAGGGGCGGGTTCGCGCTGGGTCGTGCCTCGCACCTCGTTCGTGCTCGGTAATAGCATCGTTGTCGGTGGTGTCGGTCAGGGTGACCTGACGGTCCGTAACGGCGGGCAAGTGTCGGTTCGGGATCTGGATTTAGGTGACGTTTTTGGCGCCCGTTCCAATGCATTTTCGAACGCGACGCTGTCGGTGAGTGGTCAGAACTCCTTGGTCGATGCAGTCAACATCCAGGCCGGCGGAGTGTTTGTCTATCGCTCGAGCATCACGGCCAATGATGGCGGCAAAATCAACAGCCAGCAGGTCGACATTGACTCCGTCGTCAGGCTTTCCGGTGCAGGAACGCGCTGGGACAACAGCGGCTCTTTCCTTAACAAAAACGATCTGACCCTCGAGAACGGCGCAGTACTGACGAGTAACTCTCTGCGACTGGGTTCAGCCGTCAGCAGCCGAAGCAATCAGGTGAATATTACCGGGCAAGGCACGCGCCTGGCAGCGCAAAACATAACGCTCGGTACTAACGAAACCCGCACCTACCTGACAGTGGCCGACGGCGCCGAGCTGAGCGCCACCAACGGTATCCTTATCAGTACTGTGAACGACATCAACAATGCGACACGAGGCACGCTTATTGTTGGCGGCGCGCTCGTGGTCGATCCTAACCGTACTGATATCGATTTCGTGAGTGCCGGAACACCTCAGGCGGCAGGCCGGATAGACCCGCAAACCGCCATTACTTTCGGCACCGGAAACGGGCACCTTGCATTCAACCATACCGACCCCGATCTGCAGTTCGCCAACACGCTGAACGGAACAGGCCGAGTGTATGCGTTCAACGGCAATACCACGCTGAGCGGCGACATCTCTGGGTTGGCCGGTAGCGTTGTGGTGCGCGGCGGTCGACTGGTGCTGTCGGGCAACGTCGACCAGCTCAATCAGCGCGGCAACACTGCCACCACCCAAAGCGTTTCGCGGTTTAACGTAGGCAACGGCACCCTGGTGGTCAACGGCATTGCGGGCCGCACCGAATTCGGAACCTACACCAACAGCGCCCAGGTACTGGACGGAGGTATTCTGGCCGGCGTCGGTCAGGTGGGCACCACCCAGGTCGCCTCGGGCGGTACGCTATCGCCAGGGGAAAACGCCATAGGTGCGCTGGCGATACAAGGGGACCTGGACATGGCCGCCGGTTCGCGTTACGCCGCGGACATCGCGGGCGACGGCAGAGCCGATAAGATCAACGTGAGCGGCACCGCCATCCTGCGCGGTACGCAGGTCAACGTGACTGCGCTGGATCCGGCGCAGAGCTATCAGAGTGGCAGAACCTACACCCTGCTCTCCGCCCAAGGCGGTTTGGTTGACGGCGCCGCCGCAGGCACTGCCTATGCCCAGGCGCTTACCAATTCTGCGTTCCTGAATGTCGGGCTGCAGCGCACCGCCAATGATCTGAACCTCACCATCGAGCAAAAAAACGTAGAGCCGACACCTACACCTACTCCAGAACCGACTCCAACTCCGGAGCCTACGCCTACGCCTACGCCAACACCTACGCCGGAACCTACTCCAACTCCAACTCCAGAACCGACTCCTACACCGACGCCGACGCCGACACCTGAGCCAGCTCCAGCCCCAGGCATCTTCCAGTCCGTCATGCTGACCCAAAACCAGTTCAATACCGCTGGCGCGCTGAGCGTACTGCAGCAAAGTGGCGAACCCCTGCGCCTTTACAACAACCTGTTGATTCTGGATGCCGCAAGCGCTCGCAACGCTGCCGATCAACTGTCCGGTGATTACCACAGCAGCACGTCGACCGCGCTGATCGCCAACAGCCAGGTGGTGTCCGGCGTGCTGGGAACCCGTGTGCGCAATCTGCTCGATAGCGGGACGTTGCGCATGCCAGCCATGGCACTCAACCTGATGCCCAGCACGCCCGCCGCCGAAAACGGTGCCTGGGTGCAGCCATTTGGCAACTGGACCAAGGTCGACGGCAATAAAGGTGCGGGCGGTCTGAGCCAGAGCACCGGCGGTCTGCTATTCGGCGCCGACGGCAGCTTTACCCCGGACTGGCGCGGCGGCGTCTATGCCGGCTATAGCCGCTCGAAGTTCGATGCCGATGACCGCGATGCCGAGGGCCACAGCGATAACTACCATCTGGGCCTCTATACCGGTGGCCAGATCGACGCGTTGCGCCTCAGCGCCGACGTCGGTTACACCTGGCACCGTCTGGAGAGCGAGCGGAATGTGGCATTTGCAGGATTCAGTGATCACCTGACCGGCAAACGCAACGCCCAATCGCTGCAGGCAAGTGGTGAAGCGGCCTACCAAATACCGTTAGGCAGCGTGGCTCTGGAACCTTTCGCCGGCCTTTCCTACGTGCGTTACGACGCCAAGGATCTGCACGAAAAAGGCGGACCCGCGGCTCTGGACGTGTCCAGCGACAAGCAGGACACCGTCTTCTCGACGCTGGGCCTGCGCGCATCGACGAATACCCGTATCGCGAACCTCGATACTCAGGTGTACGGCTCGCTGGGATGGCGACGTGCCTTTGGTGATCTGGATCCGCGCAACGACCAGAGCTTTGCCGGTGGTCCAAACTTCGAAGTGCAAGGCGTCGCTCAAACCCGCAACACGGCGCTGACCGAAGTAGGCGCGAAACTGCGCTTGAATCGTCAGACCGACCTGGGCCTGTCCTATCAAGGGCAGTTCGGTACCGACACTCGTTTCCATTCGGTAAACGCAGGGGTGACGGTCCGCTTCTGA
- a CDS encoding OmpP1/FadL family transporter — protein MLKTTLGLAAVFASSHLLAGGFARTEQSIAGMGSGQAGRASMAEDASTVYGNPAGMARLDDSQITAGVTFIDASTDISHAAGRSRGSNDGDMVPFSSVPFGFYTQKIDERWAFGLGLYAPFGLSTDYENGFQGRMFASKSDIKVVTVQPTVSYAFNERLSIGFGPTFNRIAGTLESDITLNPAIADTRVKVSGDDTAVGFNIGVLFNATDSTRVGLTYHSKVDYKLGCHTQVSTGAGTPPQLLASNRYDCTLKVATPESYDLSVTHALSDAWTLYTSATWTGWSSMQDLSLRNQPVSAAQGGSLASALTGSIQEGLNWHDTWAYAVGTAYRLDPQWVLRAGLMFDQSPTSNTGRSPRTPTGDRQIFSVGAGYDVTPQLTLDVAYSYLQEESVDVSRANALGSYSATYKSHASLFGVGATYRF, from the coding sequence TTGTTGAAGACCACACTTGGCCTCGCCGCTGTATTTGCCTCCTCTCATCTTCTTGCTGGCGGTTTTGCCCGTACCGAGCAGAGCATCGCCGGCATGGGCAGCGGTCAGGCCGGCCGTGCGTCGATGGCCGAGGACGCCAGCACGGTGTACGGCAACCCGGCGGGTATGGCGCGGCTGGACGATAGCCAAATCACTGCCGGTGTCACGTTCATTGACGCATCCACCGATATCAGTCATGCCGCCGGTCGCTCACGGGGCAGCAACGACGGCGATATGGTGCCTTTCAGCTCGGTTCCATTCGGGTTTTATACGCAGAAAATCGATGAGCGCTGGGCGTTTGGATTGGGGCTCTATGCACCCTTTGGTTTGTCCACCGACTATGAAAACGGTTTTCAAGGCCGGATGTTTGCCAGCAAAAGCGATATCAAGGTGGTGACAGTGCAACCCACCGTCAGCTACGCCTTCAATGAAAGGCTGTCGATTGGCTTCGGTCCTACTTTCAATCGAATTGCCGGGACGCTGGAGTCAGATATCACGCTCAATCCGGCCATTGCTGACACCCGGGTGAAAGTTTCAGGTGATGACACTGCCGTGGGCTTCAATATCGGCGTGTTATTCAATGCAACCGACTCCACCCGCGTAGGCCTGACCTACCATTCCAAGGTCGATTACAAACTGGGCTGCCACACGCAAGTTTCCACCGGCGCAGGAACGCCACCGCAGTTGCTCGCGAGCAACCGCTATGACTGCACGTTGAAAGTGGCCACCCCGGAGTCCTATGATCTTTCAGTCACTCACGCGCTGAGTGACGCCTGGACCCTTTACACCAGTGCGACCTGGACCGGCTGGAGCAGCATGCAGGATTTGAGTCTGCGCAATCAGCCGGTTTCCGCTGCGCAAGGTGGCTCGCTGGCCTCGGCACTGACCGGCTCCATTCAGGAAGGCTTGAACTGGCACGATACATGGGCCTATGCAGTTGGCACTGCGTACCGATTAGATCCGCAGTGGGTGTTGCGAGCTGGCTTGATGTTCGATCAGTCGCCGACCAGTAACACCGGACGTTCGCCACGCACACCGACAGGCGATCGCCAGATATTCAGTGTAGGAGCGGGTTATGACGTCACACCGCAACTGACCCTTGATGTCGCTTACTCCTATCTTCAGGAAGAGAGTGTCGATGTCAGCCGCGCCAACGCGCTGGGCAGCTACAGCGCGACGTACAAAAGCCATGCGAGCTTGTTCGGCGTCGGGGCGACCTACAGGTTTTGA